The genomic stretch TTGTTCAACAATGTGCATCTCACCTGAACATGGTGCAGAGAGGCCCTAGTGGTGTGAAGCGGTGAGGGGGCACCTGGCTGAGCTGGATGTCACAGACAGAGTGGGCTCCAGCACAGTGACTTACAGCGGGAGGGGGCAGCAGTTTGCGACCATCCACCTCCATGGGTTGTAACTGTGCCCAACTCCACAACTGCTCTGACTCCACTAGCTGGGCATACACTGTGGCACGGTGTGGCACAGCCTCACAGCCCTCCTACAGGAGAAATACACATCTGCTTCACACGTCTGATTATTTCTCTCACTTTCGCACaaacgcacaacacacacacgcaagcacacacagacacacctaccTGGACCAGGTTGAGATGAGCATGTTCGTAGCTGGGTAAGGCTCCCTCTCCAATTAGTTCAGTGTCAAACAGCTCTGTGATGAGGACGTTGGCTCGAGTCTGCATGTCTCCATCTGTAATGAAAACACATATGTAGCAATCTTATGATAACATACAGTTGAGGTTAAAAAGTTTCCCTGCACAGTTAAAGAAAAGTGCTCCAAAGTGGATGTAACTGCAATGTATGGGGCATATTTCAGAAATATTTCAGGTCACAGTTCATTACATTGGTTATTGTTAAGATGATTCTAAAATAAACTGTGTGTCAAACTTGGAGTTTGTCACACACAAAAGGAGTTACCGTTGCTGCAGCACAGGCAATTTGAAAAGTAACTTTTGAACCAGCACAACTGTACATCACATGGCTGTGTGTATGATACGTGTGACTTACCTAGTCCAATTGTCACTTCTGTAGAGTGTTTATTGATGATCTTGATCTTGTCTGAGAAGCCATTTTTCTTCACTATTCGGAGAGCAGCGTCTGCCATGGGCTTGAAAACCTATTGGATGATAAAAACAAATCACAATCAAATGGTGTTTCTAAATAAATTCTTCATTAGAACACCTTTAACATTTTCCTTCATTCCATTTCCACTTTCCTGTCATTGACGGTGAATTGTAAATGCTCTTTGATTGATTTGCCAATGGTGTGTGGGTTTCAGCAAACTCATGCTCACCTCTACAGCGTAGCAGTAGTCAGCCCCAGCTGTGACAGCCATCATGGACAGCAGTCCTGTTCCAGTGCCAATGTCCAGAACGATGACTTTCTCACCCCGTGCTTTCACTCTGCTCACAGCAGCCCTTATGCCCTGGTAGTACTTCTCATTCTggagggcagacagacagacagatggatacatcagtggttcccaaccaggggtactagggtCCCTGgaggtacttggcctatccacagggggtacttgagaagactcatgaggccataagcctactggtaaaatgcatatgaggggtacttcaggggtattccgggcagagcaaaattcagttggtggtacagtaaccaaaaggttgggaaccacagAAACATACAGGGGAAGAAAACAGCTTCCACTGTCTCTTGTACAAACTATATACTGTAAATGTTCTTTCCTGTCAAAGGAAGCAAGGACACACACTCACCCTATCGTGATCGTGCAGCATATCAGCATAGCAGGACCTGAGAAACAAACCGGTGATCATAATTTGATCAGATACTGACGTGGGAACTCTGCCTAAACGCCCCGGGCGCTAAATCGAGCTCACCTCATGGTTAAAAAAAGTGATTTGACAAAAATGCAGAAAACAGTGCTTTGTATAGCTAGTGCAATAAATTAACATACAATTATATACACACGAAATATTGCATTGGAGGAATATTTTAATGGAAAAGATGTGGTTGGCTTGCTAGCATAACGTCAACTACCTGGCAATCTCTTGATGGTAGTCATACTCCTCACTCTCCTCGACCCAATCCAACGCGCCTGTGGCCGGGTTGGCACGTCCGCAGAAAGTCTTCATTACGGTAGCTATAGATCGATTCCGATGCCGCGCTTTTGATtcaatataatatatattatattccagAATAATAAAGTTTTTTACACTAATCCCTAACAAATTGGATTATGGCAGCATTGCCTTAACGGGGGCAGACATGTTTTCTCCCCCCCCCCTAAAACGTCAACTGGGGCGTATTCATTCCGTAAATTCTGTtggaaaacgtttcttaaacggaagcaaacggaacaaaacgggagGAAACTACCTGaatgtgtccaatagaaactctcgttttacTCGGTTTGCTTCTGTTTTCTTCTTAAACGTCAACGGTTTCCGTAATGAATATACCCCTGACGTCACCCTCCAACTCACATGACTAGTGTCGAATTAACCCCTTGTAATCTGAGAGTGCTTATGCTCTTTCTTTCTGGCAGTGAACACTTGTCAATGTAACAATCAGATTCATCAACATCTATTTTTCCAAGTAAAAAGTAATGAATTCCACAGATTTTCTTTAGAATTTATTGTTCATCTGAATATACAATGAATCATACAGTAGAATACATCACATTACAGGTGCCCCAGAGATTCTGTAGGTACAGTCTCTTGTGGTAACGATCAATTCAGAACATCAAACTGATTGATTGAAATTATTTTGTAATTGTAATGTATTTCATTAAGACTATCTCACCAGCCAATATCCATAGTACCACCCTGTGAAGCtgtacaagcatttcactgcacctgcaataacacctgctaaactgtgtacaagaccaataaactttgatttgaactCTGCAGACCATCAAGCTTGATTTACAATCCACTGTGCAGTGGATGGATGTATTATAAAGTTTATATAACTTATGAATCACAAGCATGTGTGTTGTGTGGATTTAAAGGGTGCAACATTCTAGTCAGGCACACTTGGCAGTAGGCAGACAGAATGGCATGCTAGGAGTAGGGACCAGGATGTCAGAGAAGATGGGTCGGTAGCCAGCTGGAAGAGGAGGGGTATTCTGCTCCAGGAGGTCCAGAACTGTCCCCCTCACATCCCTGGAGACATCCCCCCTAACATCCAGCAACACTGACACATGCTCATCACTGAGGGgcacagacagaagagagaagacCAACACAGAAGATCAACACCTGACCACTGAAGAGACACCTGTAGAAGTGTCCCTGATATAATCATGTCTATCACTTAGGAGTGAGGACATTAAGGCAAATGTTAGATGTGTAAAAAAACATGAATTGTTTTCAAGGAAATTGATATGGTAAGGATTGTGTGTATACCTGATATCTGGGTACTTGGCCACCAGTCCAGACACCTCGAGAGTAAGCATGCTGGGGTCTTTAAGCCGGATGAAGTCAGCCAGAACAGGCAGTAAAGCCATTGGGTTCACCTCACTCACTGATCCCTCCACTTCCTAAACAGACACAGTACATGCATGAAAATTGAATACTGTAAATAAAATGGTACAGTGAATTAAAATGAAGGAAGGGGTGGGTATATGTTGAGTGTGGTGTGGGTTGGGTATGTAGTCTGTGGATCGTGGGATAGAGGACAGAGCAGAGCTGGGCCGAGTGTCCCACTAGACTGGGTGTCACTGGGTGTGGCTAAACTCAAGTGTATCCTCACCACCAGGCCCTGGAAGAGATCCCTCAGATGCTGGGCATCCAGTGCCATTCTCTGGGCCAGCTGGCGCCGCTCCTCTGCATTCCGACACACCAGCCTCTTCTGCATCAACACCCTCACATACTCCACCACCGTCAGCCACTGGCACTCCTCCTGCAAACGCTACAGGAACAGGGAAGGGTCAACAATACCATACAGAAGACTAGTATAGTCAGCTACAGACTAATTTGATTGTCAAAGAGCCTGACCTGCCGGCAGGGTGGGCGAACACGACTATACAGCTCAAAATGTCGCTCCAGGACTCCACATAACTTCAGGGTAACCGTGACGTCTCCCTGGGCCAGCCAGGAGCGAGACAGTAGTCCCTGCAGGAAGGGCTGGAGCTCTAGCAGCAGCTGGTCCATCACCAGGCGGCAGGCCCTCCTCACAGCCCGGTCTAGAGCAGCCAGGGGGCCGGGGGGAGTCCGGGAGAACCGGCTGGCTGAACGGGACGAGAGCTGCTGCTGCAAACTCTCTGTGGAggtcctgaggagaggaaaggaaaggaaagagggagaagcagaggagaggagatgagaggaggagaagcagaggagaggagatgagaggaggagaagcagaggagaggagaggaggagaagcagaggagaggagatgagaggaggagaagcagaggagaggagatgagaggaggagaagcagaggagatgaggagaggagatgagaggaggagaagcagaggagatgagaggaggagaagcagaggagaggagaggggcaagGACAGTCTTGAACAAACTGTATAATATACTGCATGTATGTGTGTACACAGACTCACATTAATGAATGTACAGATGAACAGAAACAGATAGCACTGACAAAAATAAAACAATGTACAGAAGCTCACTTGAGGATGATGCAGTTGCTTATAGAGGCCAGTAGATAATGGAGGTAGAACTTATTTTGATTTGTGCTCTGATCCCTGCGGTGCTCCTTCCCAAATTCCACAAGAGCCTCCCGAAACCTGGAAACAGAAGGAGACGGAATGAAAGACTTACATATTGGAAAGAGAAAGTGGAACCGTAATTTAATTAAATGTGTGAAAAGTATCACTGATTCTATGCCACATTCTCAAACATACTCACATAAGAACACACTGACCCACCTATTGAGGAGGTTCTCCATCTCATAGAGCCCCATCTGTATGGTCTGATCCCGAAGTGATTCACTAATCATCAGAGCCACCCGTGCATTCTCCTCCAGCAtctaacacaaccacaacacaaacaCAATATCAGCCCAACTCAATCACTGGCCTCAAAACACTCCTCAACGTGTCGCCtcaaaacaaacacaacattgcCACAACTCATGTATGTGCATGTAAATATAATTTAACCACATTTTAAACCAATATTAATGTAGAGGTAGTGAGGTATGTATGTTTACCTGTGTGATGATGGTTGGCAGGCTGGTGAGGTAAAAGCCCTCGTGGTCAGTGTCTGGTTCCTGGTCTCTCTGCCAGTCTGTCAGCTCCACCTCTAGGGCCTTGTGCATCCACTCAGACACACTTTTCTACAACACAATACACACTCCACTCAACCACACCTTTCTATCACACAATAAAACACAAACTCCACGGGGGCctgccgagtggcgcagcggtctaaggcactgcatcgcagtgctagaggcgttacAGACCCGGTTTCATTCCCAGGCTGTGCCACAACCGGACGTgcctgggagtcccataggacggcgcacaattggcccagcgtcgtccgggttaggggagggtttagcTGGTggggctcatcgcgctctagcgactccttgtggcgggccgagTGCAGGCTGACCCCGATCgctggctggcttccgggttaagctggcgggtgttaaggagcggtcatgtttcggaggacgcatgccTCTCGCGAGCCCGttagggagttgcagcgatgagacaagatcgaaaattTGGGagaaagggggtaaaaaaaataataaaaaaaaataaaaaaaaactccactgagacagacaggagtttccCACACCACAGTGCAGGTGCACACAAAACATCCCATCCACAGAGGCATTAGTATGCAGGCACACTGACAAACAAACACATAGACAGATCTAGttagaaacacagacagacaacacagcGATCCAGATGTCTCACCCACCCGCACACTGTGTACGTATTTGTTCTGCAGCTGTTCCAGACCCTCCTTGGAGATCAGCGGTCCCGACTCCATCTCCACCACTAAGTCTGGATGCCCCATCATATCTgagctgcacacacacatacaggacacACTGATCACACCAAAACAACTCTACACTCTAGAGTCTTCAGTAATTAACATAACATCTATGATTACTTTGGACATTTATACTTGTTTTATTCATATATAGCATTAATTTGTCCATGAGTGTCTAGttgatagaccatatggttcaagagaaaatagcctaattaatgataAAGCATTTAATCAACAAtagcattattttcaattacttCTGCAACTCCTCAAACTATTTACTTTTTCACAACTGTCACCAGTTTGACACAAAAACATCGAaaacaaatacatattgacaatggcatagtaaaataaataaaagtgtgtaaaaacaaatataaaggatatttcattctcaaaccctcatattaaacaccaatggtattatggtttatatttaggataattttttacagctttgtcattcaattttttattttgaaaTCATCTTATGTACTTATTTCATATAAtaatgtgataaggccacacagagggccagagataattacagacacctgtgataatctgaagtacccaaaagggccactagatgtcgtgtgatagattacataaaatccttgaaagatacaacaattctggtagtttactggtaagcttagaaagtttccagtaatatactcTCCTTTTGCAACCCTATTAACACCCAAAAACATATTTTAGCTCAAATTGGTTGGTCTATATTTGCTCACCTGTTGTAGATGTGTAGGACCCAGTTAAGAACAGCAAAGATCTCCCCACTCTCCAGCTCCCATCCGCTGACCTGGCCCAGGTGTGACTGTAGACAGCGGTGGCAGGCGCGGAGGTAGGCCCTGGTCAGGTTATAGTGGGGCGGAACGCAGTGGTCCAGCAGGTGGCGCACCGTGGCCAGGTCTCCCATGATGCCGTGCTGCAGGGCAGACAGGTGGCCTGCAAGGCCAGGCCCGCGGGTGTGCAGGTAAGAGACGCTACGGAAACGCGCAGACACCGCCTCTTCTAACACCTAACATTAGAGTACAACATCACTGTAAAGCACCTGTGCAATGCTACTGTCAAAACATAAGGAAAACCATCCCTGTATCTCATTAACATAGGGCCTAGGCCTATTGCATCATGCTCTGTTGCAGTCATGTATTGTGTTGTACAATTCTATTTGCATAGCAATGTGGGCTCTTTAATGATGCTCAACTCTATCATTGAATCTCACTGTATTCAACAAGTCTAGACATACTTGGAAGAAGCGCTCCCTCCAGCAGCGTGGCCGTCCAGGGGGAAGAGGCCTGCTGTGCCCCCctgcacctcctctctcctccagcatgGCCTGATCCAGCGCCTCCTCTCGCTCCACAATCCTCACAGCAGACACAAACGTTGTAGGGTTCTGCCTGGCTAAAGCCAGTCCACTCCCCACAACTGCCCACAGCTCCTTCCCCAGAGCCTCCACCAGCTTTCCAACGCCTGAGAAGTAGTTCCTGACCAGCTCCTCGTCCTGGGCACTGAGGGCTGTCCCTGCTGTCCCAGGGGCCCCCGCTCCATGGAGCTGCCACAGGACGTCATCCTGCCAGCACTCCAGCTCCATCAGACGGGCGTGGGCCTCCAGGAGCCGGCGAGACTCcaccagcctctctgtctccgaTACCATGCTCCGTACTAACAGGTAACAAGGGAGGGAGACACTGTAGTTTTAGCCAAGTTACAGATTGACATAGTTATTGAAGTGTATGCTGAAAGGGAGTCATTCAATTATTCCTTAAGGAACAGGATATGTGCATTTATGTGAGTCTCTCTGAAGCTTCAATTAAGTTTTATTTTAACAAATTCATGAAATATTTTCCCAGTCGTGAAGCTACAGAACCAAGGAAGCTGTTGGGGCAGTCTCACCAGAGTAGAGGCGTGGCAGGTTGCTAACGGCAGCAAGGAGTTGACAGTGATTGACAGAGACCTCTTGCATCATCTCCAGAGCCTTGACCCCCTCTGCGTTTCTGCTGGACTCCACCCCTGCCTTCCCCAGGGCATGGGACACCTCTTTCAGCTCCGCCCGGGCCTCACGAAGCTGCTCCAGACCCCAGCCCACCCCCTCTAGGTAGGACTGGACCACTGACTGGAGGAAAGGCAATGCTCTCACATTCAGAAAATCATTCAAGGCACAACTGGAAGTGCcatataataatttggtgggtgcttatatttgtcctgtttcacacatgtacaagtgtgtattatacaaatgtgtgaattggaaatgtgttttttgcatatcccaactctccctgagacaccctaggagagtggggtcacggccagggtctgccattatcaacagcgaccctggagcaattagggttaagtgtcatcgacagatttttcaccttaaCATATACTATGTTAATATCAATACAGATGAATAACCTGTCATCttataaacattttgaaaaatctATTTCTCCCTCAAGTCTTAATAATTTAATGTGGGAAGTGACAAAATCCTCTAGtgagagcaggtgtgtgtgtgtttgtagtttACCTTGAGTCTTGACTGGATGGACGAGGTCCTCTGGCTTTCCCTTTTGCGGTACTGTCCTAACCTCTCAAGATGCTCAGGGCGACAGAACACACCCGATGCCCACTTCAGGGCCGCGCCCCGGGCCAAGCTCTCTGCCCTCTCCGCCTCTGGCCACACCTCTGGGAGCGCTGCCGCATCTGTCAATCACACGTAAACAAGCTAAATTCTCCAGACATTATGTGACAGGAGGATCCACATGAAAAGTAtacatctctgtctgtctttacAGAAGAATATCCCTGTTTTGTTCAGCTTGTATGAGTGTGTGGACATTAGTGATTATGAGTCAATGGAGAGCAGCacggtgtgtttatgtgtgtgtgtgtgtgtgtatgtgcaattTAAACAAacagccctctctctgtctcacaggTGGTCATGAGACAGAGATGTTTACTACAAGCATTAAATGTGACATCAGCTTTTCTGCCGCACAATAAACCTATGGAGAATGAGACTAATGCATTCGTAAACAGCACCATCATGCTCGAAATACAGGCATGGTAGAGATGCCATCTCAGAGAAACAGAAGAATAAGCTTCCTCTGTCTTAAACACAGAAACAATTCCATTTGGAGAGGATTAGAGATAtacatgcaaatgtattacaatgtATTATTTCCTCTGTTGTGAGTCAGTGAGAAGTGGGTGTTGGTTAGAGTCAGTGGGTACAGTCTGTTTTGGTTGTtagcagtgtgtgagtgtgtagagtagTCGTCTGTACCTTCAGGTTTGTCACCACCATTCTTGTCTCCGTCTGACATTTAAGTTCAGTTCAGTGGTTCGCCTGTCCACCTCCAACAGTGCCCTACCCAGAGGGCCAGAACACCACTGAACAAGGGGGATGATCAGAGCCCGAAAGAGAGAGAAGGCGTGGAGGAAAGAAGGCACATATCCATTGTACTGACGGCCTTCCTCTCACACTCCCAGACACATCCTCTACGCAGAGGCCggcaggaagggagggagagggggcaaAGAGGGGGAGGGCAAGAGGGAGGGGACTATAGCCAAAAGACACAATCCAGATGGATGGGGGAAAAGGGGGAGAGCTAGGGGGTTGTGGTCTTGTGTCCAAGAGTGCCGCTCTGTGTCTGAAATGATTATTTTCCTTTATGGACGAATGAATTTTATACATACTTGTTGATAGAAAAATGCATACATACAGTACTTGTCATTAGAAATTTAGGGGAAAACTCTCTATTCCATATTTGTAAGATATTTGTAGTTTGTAAAGCAGCTCAATACAATAATTGAATTCTGTACTGACCTTCAGCTGTACATTGGTCTCTTTGAGGAGCGAAGTACCAGCAAAGTCCTCCGATCCTCCACAGCTGTTGAGATCTGGGACAAACTAGGGACGTTTCACAACTGCTACCTCTAAAGGGAGTTTGTTTATTTGTGTATCAGCCAAGGCCTCTGACCTCTCCCCACGTCTGTGTTTACGTCTCCCCATTTCCTGGACCTCTTCAAAACACACTGAACCTTGCCAAGTGGCCCAGACACTAGCCAACAACAGCCTCCGTGGGGGTATTATTACAGCCTTTGTATTTGTGATGGTATTTCTTAAAACTATTTTCCTTTCCAGTTTGTAACGCAATCCAGTTCATGCAGCTTCCACAAATCAGTGACGCAGTCAATTAGAGTTTATTTGATGTAAAGGCTCCTGTACCATGTCGTTAGGGGTTCATATAGCAAGTACCATAATGGGTTGAGGCCAGGTATCTAACAAAACAAAAGACTAAGAGAAACATCCCAAATATGACAGCAACAGATTGGGGAGAGGATGTTATATTGACTCCTCTAAGGGTGGGACTGCTGTACCGTCAAGGCCAGTACCCCATTGTTCTTACTGTATCTTACTGACCACCCGGATCACTAAAGTCACTAGATGTCTATCATTACTTCCCCCACAACATTAGCCTTGTGCACCTCACCACTCATGTCAATGCTCTGCTAGCTATAGGCCCAGTATGCATACCAAATGGCATCATATCGCCTAtaaagtacactacttttgaccagggcccacatagTACACTACATTtgaaaatagggtgccatctgggaccCCAGTTTGCTGGCTGAACACAACACTGAGGTGTGGGCTGTACAGATGTGTATCACTGGGCCACTCCTC from Coregonus clupeaformis isolate EN_2021a chromosome 29, ASM2061545v1, whole genome shotgun sequence encodes the following:
- the exoc3l1 gene encoding exocyst complex component 3-like protein encodes the protein MSDGDKNGGDKPEDAAALPEVWPEAERAESLARGAALKWASGVFCRPEHLERLGQYRKRESQRTSSIQSRLKSVVQSYLEGVGWGLEQLREARAELKEVSHALGKAGVESSRNAEGVKALEMMQEVSVNHCQLLAAVSNLPRLYSVRSMVSETERLVESRRLLEAHARLMELECWQDDVLWQLHGAGAPGTAGTALSAQDEELVRNYFSGVGKLVEALGKELWAVVGSGLALARQNPTTFVSAVRIVEREEALDQAMLEERGGAGGHSRPLPPGRPRCWRERFFQVLEEAVSARFRSVSYLHTRGPGLAGHLSALQHGIMGDLATVRHLLDHCVPPHYNLTRAYLRACHRCLQSHLGQVSGWELESGEIFAVLNWVLHIYNSSDMMGHPDLVVEMESGPLISKEGLEQLQNKYVHSVRKSVSEWMHKALEVELTDWQRDQEPDTDHEGFYLTSLPTIITQMLEENARVALMISESLRDQTIQMGLYEMENLLNRFREALVEFGKEHRRDQSTNQNKFYLHYLLASISNCIILKTSTESLQQQLSSRSASRFSRTPPGPLAALDRAVRRACRLVMDQLLLELQPFLQGLLSRSWLAQGDVTVTLKLCGVLERHFELYSRVRPPCRQRLQEECQWLTVVEYVRVLMQKRLVCRNAEERRQLAQRMALDAQHLRDLFQGLVEVEGSVSEVNPMALLPVLADFIRLKDPSMLTLEVSGLVAKYPDISDEHVSVLLDVRGDVSRDVRGTVLDLLEQNTPPLPAGYRPIFSDILVPTPSMPFCLPTAKCA